From Rutidosis leptorrhynchoides isolate AG116_Rl617_1_P2 chromosome 3, CSIRO_AGI_Rlap_v1, whole genome shotgun sequence, a single genomic window includes:
- the LOC139895782 gene encoding eukaryotic translation initiation factor 3 subunit F, with product MASFDQTVLQFFPLSTSLSAKVHPLVIFNICDCFVRRPDQAERVIGTLLGSVLPDGTVDIRNSYVVPHNESSDQVALDIDYHHNMLSSHQKVNPKEVIVGWFSTGFGVTGGSALIHDFYSREVSNPVHLTVDTGFTNGEASIKAFVSVNLSLGDQQLAAQFQEIPLDLRMVEAERVGFEILKTTLADKLPTDMEGMEATMERLLALIDDTYKYVDGVVEGRVAPDNTIGRFISDAVSSLPKLSPPAFDKLVNDGLQDQLLLLYLSSITRTQLSLAEKLNTAAQIL from the exons ATGGCGTCGTTCGACCAAACAGTTCTGCAATTCTTTCCGTTGTCTACTAGCTTGTCAGCGAAGGTTCATCCTCTCGTTATCTTCAACATCTGCGATTGTTTTGTACGACGGCCCGACCAAGCTGAGCGAGTCATCGGAACGCTTCTAGGATCCGTTCTTCCTGACGGTACTGTAGATATTCGTAATTCGTATGTCGTTCCTCACAACGAATCTTCGGACCAG GTTGCTCTGGATATTGATTATCATCATAACATGTTGTCATCTCACCAGAAGGTCAATCCCAAAGAAGTTATTGTTGGATG GTTTTCAACTGGATTTGGTGTAACGGGTGGTAGTGCGCTTATTCACGACTTTTACTCCAGAGAAGTTTCAAACCCTGTTCATCTGACAGTCGACACTGGGTTCACAAATGGAGAAGCTTCCATTAAAGCTTTTGTGTCTGTTAATTTGTCTTTGGGAGATCAGCAACTCGCTGCTCAGTTTCAAGAAATACCTCTCGATTTGCGTATGGTTGAAGCTGAGCGTGTTGGAT TTGAAATTCTCAAAACTACATTAGCAGACAAACTCCCTACTGATATGGAAGGAATGGAAGCAACAATGGAACGATTACTAGCATTAATAGATGATACCTACAAATACGTTGACGGTGTTGTG GAGGGTCGTGTTGCCCCTGATAACACCATTGGGAGATTCATATCTGATGCTGTTTCCTCCCTTCCAAAGTTATCACCACCTGCTTTTGATAAGCTTGTTAATGATGGTTTACAG GATCAATTGCTGTTACTATACTTGTCAAGCATTACAAGGACACAACTAAGCTTAGCAGAGAAATTGAACACTGCTGCCCAGATCCTTTAA
- the LOC139895784 gene encoding aquaporin PIP1-2-like — MEGKEEDVRLGANKYRERQPIGTAAQVQDKDYQEPPPAPLFEPSELSSWSFWRAGIAEFIATFLFLYVTVLTVMGVSKSPTKCGTVGIQGIAWAFGGMIFALVYCTAGISGGHINPAVTFGLFLARKLSLTRALYYMVMQCLGAICGAGVVRGFEGGTQYKLNGGGANTIAHGYTKGSGLGAEIVGTFVLVYTVFSATDAKRSARDSHVPILAPLPIGFAVFLVHLATIPITGTGINPARSLGAAIIYNKDHAWDDHWVFWVGPFIGAALAAFYHTVVIRAIPFKNK, encoded by the exons ATGGAAGGAAAGGAAGAGGATGTGAGATTGGGAGCAAACAAGTACCGAGAAAGACAACCAATTGGGACGGCGGCTCAAGTACAAGATAAGGACTACCAAGAGCCGCCACCGGCGCCGTTATTTGAGCCGTCGGAGCTGTCTTCATGGTCGTTTTGGAGAGCGGGGATTGCGGAGTTTATTGCCACGTTTTTGTTTTTGTATGTTACGGTTTTGACGGTTATGGGGGTTTCAAAGTCGCCTACTAAATGTGGAACGGTTGGGATTCAAGGTATTGCTTGGGCTTTTGGTGGTATGATCTTTGCGCTTGTTTATTGCACCGCTGGAATCTCAG GTGGACATATTAATCCTGCTGTGACATTCGGGCTATTTCTAGCTCGAAAGTTGTCGTTGACCAGGGCATTATACTACATGGTGATGCAATGCCTTGGTGCGATTTGTGGGGCCGGTGTCGTTAGGGGTTTCGAAGGTGGTACTCAGTACAAACTAAACGGTGGTGGTGCTAACACAATCGCTCATGGGTACACCAAAGGGAGCGGTCTCGGTGCTGAAATAGTAGGCACATTTGTTCTCGTTTACACCGTTTTCTCTGCCACTGATGCCAAACGAAGCGCCCGTGACTCTCACGTTCCG ATTTTGGCACCATTGCCTATTGGTTTCGCGGTGTTTCTAGTCCACTTGGCGACGATCCCGATCACCGGAACTGGAATTAACCCGGCAAGAAGTTTAGGAGCTGCCATTATTTACAATAAAGATCACGCTTGGGATGATCAC TGGGTGTTTTGGGTAGGCCCATTTATTGGGGCAGCATTGGCAGCATTTTACCATACAGTCGTGATCAGGGCCATCCCATTCAAGAACAAGTGA